The Pungitius pungitius chromosome 10, fPunPun2.1, whole genome shotgun sequence genome has a window encoding:
- the LOC119228995 gene encoding nck-associated protein 5-like isoform X4, translating to MVSLQQRFSSMEETVRTLLQNQDSLEGPKVDPLDLMKAYKDKLLEEMWKQQDSLEGPTAAEMPAPPEGGDGSEDNAKDSNPLLEQLRALEAENSALSMENDNQRKQYERCLDEVANQVVQALLTQKDLKEECVKLRTRVFDLEQQNRILSVLFQQRVKTSTSPVSQEVQRNGKACIPAGRWPSLLSLTCPRSSGSGSELSLSSACSEYSSGSHTWAEGRGFSKQCAASRDKRMSTGSVSSNHSAPIEQADLGWKEGHILKGLKHLQMCGSKEASSNASVPHCKDCMTSNEGIYSFGLKCGQQGNTNKQLAPTSKSLKAGAVITARDSDDAKNESTKLQSRESSEPPTKELVCLQKLDVTRDDDNNFQEDPVKLAGNSGLFPSPVTDNFLFLEAPSVKPGVSPTDGLMHLEEKNKTTTMKLSDRNNNQERSTDRKSRLDHVKRQQGRLEVEADTNDVSSSVQPSATSALSYVSVARQRSSSMEVRHCRDQASQAGSESQASSASDSPQRKPKPQLCDSARKAFILRSKSADGGKEQSKQTHSPLHQKLIKGHRSKGQSNPPGQSVPSKSTNLSKAQGSLSKVEKDENPLVSTSSKSLKSVRSPLASPVKHVKTFKPPGINECSKSPTKSSLQSSNESVEESLYDNLPCSPRKQRRQDQHSEVSHLERRSPSPPRPPGRTASLVLRPSCDSLPKAHSSAGQTPSSITGKTTSSTTRQQSYIPCILQPQQSLPPNDNQRSAPQPAQLYHTHSCKMPSASLRESVQLSMDRTATGHDEHGASSIFPSQSILQRSKQSISEPRLSDVFPQAYSKMYYHGITNNPQSSTSRPVKMALPVNAKSHEAISGQETSTFLVFGRHDKNETNSTAKGTFQTFTCDPQMIHECGRHDKVRRKMETRCNSLDSEPPVQPVASDSGVMLDWGFDEEGWLFKRSVSVSTRPPLKPVMGMNGAKARSQSFGARYMDRPSFNRSGKVRTQIKTHSGSSLNSLNDVLPGSMSCSSSYHCPMNRSLLNNFLIEEGLTPPSQLGSSSERLQSLKLQREQARRLQIEQQFSSAFGEPVSEEPERQSSITTIEEKVMLGIEENLHKSQEQERTIEVKPKSGSTLANWFGFRKSKLPAPSSKKTDPAKVKEEKREQKMTSLLGGKQTKTDKKRDRRKSDGKDCSVGMRDSHDAVRACISMPCPGMSLNEIQGHSDTIRDPKMQMVNLRADGDNGSTVKSPNQDAVIVCRQK from the exons ATGGTGTCACTGCAGCAGCGCTTCTCCAG CATGGAGGAGACAGTGCGCACGCTACTACAGAACCAGGACTCATTGGAAGGGCCCAAGGTGGACCCGCTGGACCTGATGAAAGCCTACAAG GACAAACTCTTGGAAGAAATGTGGAAGCAGCAGGACAGTCTGGAGGGTCCCACAGCAGCGGAGATGCCTGCCCCCCCCGAGGGGGGCGACGGGTCAGAGGACAATGCAAAGGACAGCAATCCTCTGCTGGAGCAACTGCGAGCCCTGGAG GCTGAGAACTCTGCTCTGTCCATGGAAAACGACAATCAGAGGAAGCAGTACGAGCGCTGTCTGGACGAG GTGGCTAACCAGGTGGTCCAGGCCCTCCTCACTCAGAAG GACTTGAAGGAGGAATGTGTGAAGCTGCGGACCCGTGTGTTTGACTTGGAGCAGCAAAACCGTATACTGAGCGTGTTGTTTCAACAGCGTGTCAAAACGTCCACGAGTCCTGTCTCCCAG GAGGTCCAAAGGAATGGAAAGGCATGTATTCCTGCAGGGAGGTGGCCCAGCCTGCTGAGCCTCACCTGCCCACGCAGTAGTGGCAGTGGCAGTGAGCTGTCTCTATCCAGTGCTTGTAGTGAGTACTCCAGTGGCTCCCACACTTGGGCAGAGGGACGTGGATTCTCCAAGCAG TGTGCTGCAAGCCGGGACAAAAGGATGAGTACGGGCTCAGTATCCAGCAACCACTCAGCACCCATCGAGCAGGCAGACCTGGGATGGAAGGAAGGCCACATACTCAAAGGTCTGAAGCACCTTCAAATGTGCGGCTCCAAAGAGGCATCCTCAAACGCGTCGGTGCCTCACTGCAAAGACTGCATGACTTCCAATGAGGGAATATACTCGTTTGGTCTCAAGTGTGGCCAACAAGGGAATACAAACAAGCAATTAGCCCCGACAAGTAAATCTTTGAAGGCCGGAGCAGTGATCACTGCCCGAGACTCAGATGATGCCAAAAATGAATCAACGAAATTACAAAGTAGAGAATCCAGTGAACCACCAACAAAAGAGCTTGTTTGCTTGCAGAAACTGGATGTCACAAGGGATGATGACAACAATTTTCAAGAAGATCCTGTAAAACTTGCAGGGAATTCTGGTCTTTTTCCCTCACCTGTCACAgacaactttttgtttttagaggCCCCCTCAGTAAAACCTGGTGTAAGCCCAACAGATGGCCTCATgcatttggaggaaaaaaacaagaccACCACCATGAAGTTAAGCGACAGAAATAATAACCAGGAAAGGTCTACCGACCGTAAATCCAGACTTGATCATGTCAAAAGACAACAGGGCCGACTTGAAGTCGAAGCAGATACAAATGACGTGAGCTCCTCTGTTCAGCCCTCTGCCACTAGCGCTCTGAGCTATGTGAGTGTAGCCAGACAGCGCAGCTCCTCAATGGAGGTTCGTCACTGCAGAGACCAGGCGAGTCAAGCTGGGAGTGAAAGCCAGGCCTCCAGCGCCTCAGACTCTCCACAGAGGAAACCGAAACCTCAACTTTGCGACTCAGCAAGAAAGGCTTTCATTCTGCGGAGTAAAAGTGCAGATGGAGGGAAAGAACAATCTAAGCAAACACATTCTCCCCTCCATCAAAAACTTATTAAGGGCCACAGGTCCAAAGGACAGTCAAACCCTCCTGGCCAAAGTGTTCCTAGCAAAAGTACAAATCTCAGTAAAGCACAGGGTTCATTATCTAAAGTTGAGAAAGATGAGAACCCTTTGGTGTCAACAAGTTCCAAGTCTCTTAAGAGTGTGCGCTCTCCCCTAGCTTCCCCTGTGAAACATGTGAAGACATTTAAGCCCCCGGGGATCAACGAATGCTCAAAGAGCCCAACAAAATCATCTTTGCAATCAAGCAATGAGTCTGTGGAGGAGAGCCTCTATGACAACTTACCCTGCTCTCCACGAAAACAACGCCGCCAAGACCAACACTCGGAGGTTTCCCATTTGGAACGTcggtccccgtcccccccgcgGCCCCCAGGTCGAACTGCTTCTCTGGTCCTTCGCCCCAGTTGTGACAGCTTACCCAAGGCCCATTCATCTGCAGGTCAGACGCCAAGCTCCATTACTGGGAAGACAACATCGAGCACCACCAGGCAACAATCATATATCCCTTGTATTTTACAGCCACAACAATCCCTCCCACCAAACGATAATCAACGTTCAGCCCCACAACCGGCCCAGCTCTACCATACCCATTCATGCAAGATGCCATCAGCCTCACTTCGAGAGTCAGTCCAGCTATCGATGGACAGAACTGCCACCGGCCACGATGAACATGGTGCTTCTTCTATATTTCCAAGTCAGAGCATCTTACAGCGATCCAAACAGAGCATTAGTGAGCCCAGACTTTCAGATGTTTTTCCTCAGGCATATTCTAAGATGTACTACCACGGGATTACCAACAACCCTCAGAGTTCCACCTCAAGACCTGTAAAAATGGCTCTCCCTGTAAACGCTAAATCTCACGAGGCAATTTCTGGACAGGAAACCAGTACCTTCCTGGTTTTTGGAAGACatgacaaaaatgaaacaaactcCACTGCAAAAGGTACATTTCAGACTTTTACGTGTGATCCCCAAATGATACATGAATGTGGACGTCATGATAAAGTCCGCAGAAAGATGGAGACCCGCTGTAACTCACTGGATTCTGAGCCCCCGGTTCAACCTGTGGCATCAGACAGTGGGGTGATGCTGGATTGGGGTTTTGATGAGGAGGGTTGGCTGTTTAAACGTTCAGTGTCTGTGTCGACCAGACCTCCGCTCAAGCCAGTAATGGGAATGAACGGAGCCAAGGCTCGCAGCCAGAGCTTTGGTGCACGCTACATGGACAGGCCAAGCTTCAACAGATCTGGAAAAGTCCGAACTCAGATCAAAACGCACTCAGGGAGCTCCTTGAACTCTCTTAATGATGTGCTTCCGGGAAGTATGAGTTGCTCGAGTAGCTACCATTGTCCGATGAATCGATCCCTTTTGAACAACTTTTTGATTGAAGAGGGCCTGACACCACCTTCACAATTGGGGTCGTCCAGTGAAAGACTCCAGAGTCTTAAACTCCAACGAGAGCAGGCTCGGCGCCTTCAGATTGAGCAACAGTTCTCAAGCGCCTTTGGCGAGCCAGTTTCTGAGGAACCAGAGAGACAAAGTTCTATAACTACAATTGAAGAGAAAGTGATGCTCGGCATAGAGGAGAACCTGCACAAGTCTCAGGAACAAGAGAGAACCATTGAAGTGAAGCCAAAATCGGGCTCAACTTTAGCAAATTGGTTTGGTTTTCGTAAGAGTAAGCTTCCTGCTCCGAGCAGCAAAAAGACTGATCCAGCCAAAgttaaagaggagaagagggagcaaAAGATGACATCACTCCTGGGAGGAAAACAGACTAAGACTgataaaaagagagacagaagaaaaagTGATGGAAAAGACTG CTCTGTGGGGATGAGAGACTCTCACGATGCCGTGCGGGCTTGCATCTCAATGCCCTGCCCAGGAATGTCCCTGAATGAGATACAAGGACATTCGGACACCATCAGGGACCCAAAG ATGCAGATGGTCAACCTGAGAGCTGATGGTGACAATGGATCCACAGTGAAGAGCCCCAACCAGGACGCTGTAATAG TTTGCAGACAGAAGTGA
- the LOC119228995 gene encoding nck-associated protein 5-like isoform X2 — translation MVSLQQRFSSMEETVRTLLQNQDSLEGPKVDPLDLMKAYKDKLLEEMWKQQDSLEGPTAAEMPAPPEGGDGSEDNAKDSNPLLEQLRALEAENSALSMENDNQRKQYERCLDEVANQVVQALLTQKDLKEECVKLRTRVFDLEQQNRILSVLFQQRVKTSTSPVSQEVQRNGKACIPAGRWPSLLSLTCPRSSGSGSELSLSSACSEYSSGSHTWAEGRGFSKQCAASRDKRMSTGSVSSNHSAPIEQADLGWKEGHILKGLKHLQMCGSKEASSNASVPHCKDCMTSNEGIYSFGLKCGQQGNTNKQLAPTSKSLKAGAVITARDSDDAKNESTKLQSRESSEPPTKELVCLQKLDVTRDDDNNFQEDPVKLAGNSGLFPSPVTDNFLFLEAPSVKPGVSPTDGLMHLEEKNKTTTMKLSDRNNNQERSTDRKSRLDHVKRQQGRLEVEADTNDVSSSVQPSATSALSYVSVARQRSSSMEVRHCRDQASQAGSESQASSASDSPQRKPKPQLCDSARKAFILRSKSADGGKEQSKQTHSPLHQKLIKGHRSKGQSNPPGQSVPSKSTNLSKAQGSLSKVEKDENPLVSTSSKSLKSVRSPLASPVKHVKTFKPPGINECSKSPTKSSLQSSNESVEESLYDNLPCSPRKQRRQDQHSEVSHLERRSPSPPRPPGRTASLVLRPSCDSLPKAHSSAGQTPSSITGKTTSSTTRQQSYIPCILQPQQSLPPNDNQRSAPQPAQLYHTHSCKMPSASLRESVQLSMDRTATGHDEHGASSIFPSQSILQRSKQSISEPRLSDVFPQAYSKMYYHGITNNPQSSTSRPVKMALPVNAKSHEAISGQETSTFLVFGRHDKNETNSTAKGTFQTFTCDPQMIHECGRHDKVRRKMETRCNSLDSEPPVQPVASDSGVMLDWGFDEEGWLFKRSVSVSTRPPLKPVMGMNGAKARSQSFGARYMDRPSFNRSGKVRTQIKTHSGSSLNSLNDVLPGSMSCSSSYHCPMNRSLLNNFLIEEGLTPPSQLGSSSERLQSLKLQREQARRLQIEQQFSSAFGEPVSEEPERQSSITTIEEKVMLGIEENLHKSQEQERTIEVKPKSGSTLANWFGFRKSKLPAPSSKKTDPAKVKEEKREQKMTSLLGGKQTKTDKKRDRRKSDGKDCSVGMRDSHDAVRACISMPCPGMSLNEIQGHSDTIRDPKMQMVNLRADGDNGSTVKSPNQDAVIGSGCKMRTLDSGIGTIPLPESCSFFSSILHLLPKSSSIHEQSLSPPSVPGSSSEDMSPSPLPRWRIPSSFKDCSLAGAPSFSNSSMTHIHSVPFPSVAFLQPIQPQCDPIVTSVRVCDSQSRLPRPPPGGLEPKKLTYIKSKPRASPSQQKEQKRLQLAN, via the exons ATGGTGTCACTGCAGCAGCGCTTCTCCAG CATGGAGGAGACAGTGCGCACGCTACTACAGAACCAGGACTCATTGGAAGGGCCCAAGGTGGACCCGCTGGACCTGATGAAAGCCTACAAG GACAAACTCTTGGAAGAAATGTGGAAGCAGCAGGACAGTCTGGAGGGTCCCACAGCAGCGGAGATGCCTGCCCCCCCCGAGGGGGGCGACGGGTCAGAGGACAATGCAAAGGACAGCAATCCTCTGCTGGAGCAACTGCGAGCCCTGGAG GCTGAGAACTCTGCTCTGTCCATGGAAAACGACAATCAGAGGAAGCAGTACGAGCGCTGTCTGGACGAG GTGGCTAACCAGGTGGTCCAGGCCCTCCTCACTCAGAAG GACTTGAAGGAGGAATGTGTGAAGCTGCGGACCCGTGTGTTTGACTTGGAGCAGCAAAACCGTATACTGAGCGTGTTGTTTCAACAGCGTGTCAAAACGTCCACGAGTCCTGTCTCCCAG GAGGTCCAAAGGAATGGAAAGGCATGTATTCCTGCAGGGAGGTGGCCCAGCCTGCTGAGCCTCACCTGCCCACGCAGTAGTGGCAGTGGCAGTGAGCTGTCTCTATCCAGTGCTTGTAGTGAGTACTCCAGTGGCTCCCACACTTGGGCAGAGGGACGTGGATTCTCCAAGCAG TGTGCTGCAAGCCGGGACAAAAGGATGAGTACGGGCTCAGTATCCAGCAACCACTCAGCACCCATCGAGCAGGCAGACCTGGGATGGAAGGAAGGCCACATACTCAAAGGTCTGAAGCACCTTCAAATGTGCGGCTCCAAAGAGGCATCCTCAAACGCGTCGGTGCCTCACTGCAAAGACTGCATGACTTCCAATGAGGGAATATACTCGTTTGGTCTCAAGTGTGGCCAACAAGGGAATACAAACAAGCAATTAGCCCCGACAAGTAAATCTTTGAAGGCCGGAGCAGTGATCACTGCCCGAGACTCAGATGATGCCAAAAATGAATCAACGAAATTACAAAGTAGAGAATCCAGTGAACCACCAACAAAAGAGCTTGTTTGCTTGCAGAAACTGGATGTCACAAGGGATGATGACAACAATTTTCAAGAAGATCCTGTAAAACTTGCAGGGAATTCTGGTCTTTTTCCCTCACCTGTCACAgacaactttttgtttttagaggCCCCCTCAGTAAAACCTGGTGTAAGCCCAACAGATGGCCTCATgcatttggaggaaaaaaacaagaccACCACCATGAAGTTAAGCGACAGAAATAATAACCAGGAAAGGTCTACCGACCGTAAATCCAGACTTGATCATGTCAAAAGACAACAGGGCCGACTTGAAGTCGAAGCAGATACAAATGACGTGAGCTCCTCTGTTCAGCCCTCTGCCACTAGCGCTCTGAGCTATGTGAGTGTAGCCAGACAGCGCAGCTCCTCAATGGAGGTTCGTCACTGCAGAGACCAGGCGAGTCAAGCTGGGAGTGAAAGCCAGGCCTCCAGCGCCTCAGACTCTCCACAGAGGAAACCGAAACCTCAACTTTGCGACTCAGCAAGAAAGGCTTTCATTCTGCGGAGTAAAAGTGCAGATGGAGGGAAAGAACAATCTAAGCAAACACATTCTCCCCTCCATCAAAAACTTATTAAGGGCCACAGGTCCAAAGGACAGTCAAACCCTCCTGGCCAAAGTGTTCCTAGCAAAAGTACAAATCTCAGTAAAGCACAGGGTTCATTATCTAAAGTTGAGAAAGATGAGAACCCTTTGGTGTCAACAAGTTCCAAGTCTCTTAAGAGTGTGCGCTCTCCCCTAGCTTCCCCTGTGAAACATGTGAAGACATTTAAGCCCCCGGGGATCAACGAATGCTCAAAGAGCCCAACAAAATCATCTTTGCAATCAAGCAATGAGTCTGTGGAGGAGAGCCTCTATGACAACTTACCCTGCTCTCCACGAAAACAACGCCGCCAAGACCAACACTCGGAGGTTTCCCATTTGGAACGTcggtccccgtcccccccgcgGCCCCCAGGTCGAACTGCTTCTCTGGTCCTTCGCCCCAGTTGTGACAGCTTACCCAAGGCCCATTCATCTGCAGGTCAGACGCCAAGCTCCATTACTGGGAAGACAACATCGAGCACCACCAGGCAACAATCATATATCCCTTGTATTTTACAGCCACAACAATCCCTCCCACCAAACGATAATCAACGTTCAGCCCCACAACCGGCCCAGCTCTACCATACCCATTCATGCAAGATGCCATCAGCCTCACTTCGAGAGTCAGTCCAGCTATCGATGGACAGAACTGCCACCGGCCACGATGAACATGGTGCTTCTTCTATATTTCCAAGTCAGAGCATCTTACAGCGATCCAAACAGAGCATTAGTGAGCCCAGACTTTCAGATGTTTTTCCTCAGGCATATTCTAAGATGTACTACCACGGGATTACCAACAACCCTCAGAGTTCCACCTCAAGACCTGTAAAAATGGCTCTCCCTGTAAACGCTAAATCTCACGAGGCAATTTCTGGACAGGAAACCAGTACCTTCCTGGTTTTTGGAAGACatgacaaaaatgaaacaaactcCACTGCAAAAGGTACATTTCAGACTTTTACGTGTGATCCCCAAATGATACATGAATGTGGACGTCATGATAAAGTCCGCAGAAAGATGGAGACCCGCTGTAACTCACTGGATTCTGAGCCCCCGGTTCAACCTGTGGCATCAGACAGTGGGGTGATGCTGGATTGGGGTTTTGATGAGGAGGGTTGGCTGTTTAAACGTTCAGTGTCTGTGTCGACCAGACCTCCGCTCAAGCCAGTAATGGGAATGAACGGAGCCAAGGCTCGCAGCCAGAGCTTTGGTGCACGCTACATGGACAGGCCAAGCTTCAACAGATCTGGAAAAGTCCGAACTCAGATCAAAACGCACTCAGGGAGCTCCTTGAACTCTCTTAATGATGTGCTTCCGGGAAGTATGAGTTGCTCGAGTAGCTACCATTGTCCGATGAATCGATCCCTTTTGAACAACTTTTTGATTGAAGAGGGCCTGACACCACCTTCACAATTGGGGTCGTCCAGTGAAAGACTCCAGAGTCTTAAACTCCAACGAGAGCAGGCTCGGCGCCTTCAGATTGAGCAACAGTTCTCAAGCGCCTTTGGCGAGCCAGTTTCTGAGGAACCAGAGAGACAAAGTTCTATAACTACAATTGAAGAGAAAGTGATGCTCGGCATAGAGGAGAACCTGCACAAGTCTCAGGAACAAGAGAGAACCATTGAAGTGAAGCCAAAATCGGGCTCAACTTTAGCAAATTGGTTTGGTTTTCGTAAGAGTAAGCTTCCTGCTCCGAGCAGCAAAAAGACTGATCCAGCCAAAgttaaagaggagaagagggagcaaAAGATGACATCACTCCTGGGAGGAAAACAGACTAAGACTgataaaaagagagacagaagaaaaagTGATGGAAAAGACTG CTCTGTGGGGATGAGAGACTCTCACGATGCCGTGCGGGCTTGCATCTCAATGCCCTGCCCAGGAATGTCCCTGAATGAGATACAAGGACATTCGGACACCATCAGGGACCCAAAG ATGCAGATGGTCAACCTGAGAGCTGATGGTGACAATGGATCCACAGTGAAGAGCCCCAACCAGGACGCTGTAATAG GCTCCGGCTGCAAGATGCGAACGTTGGACAGTGGAATTGGCACCATCCCTCTTCCTGAATCCtgttccttcttctcctccatcctgcacctcctccccaAATCCTCATCGATACATGAACAGTCCCTCAGTCCACCCAGTGTCCCTGGTTCCTCCAGCGAGGACATGTCTCCTTCCCCGTTGCCCCGGTGGAGAATACCCTCCAGCTTTAAGGACTGCAGCCTTGCAGGGGCGCCCTCCTTCTCCAACTCCTCCATGACCCACATCCACTCAGTGCCTTTCCCGTCTGTGGCCTTCCTCCAGCCGATCCAACCCCAATGTGACCCCATTGTGAcctctgtccgtgtgtgtgatTCCCAGAGCAGGCTCCCCAGACCTCCACCAG gtgGGTTGGAACCAAAGAAGTTGACTTATATCAAATCGAAACCACGGGCCTCTCCAAGTCAACAGAAAGAGCAGAAAAGACTTCAGCTGGCCAACT AG